A single region of the Gemmatimonadales bacterium genome encodes:
- a CDS encoding amidohydrolase translates to MPRISVWSLLFAATATSLHAQAPAPASPSPADLIITGARIYTVDPTRPRVEALAVQGGRVVFVGSTRGAMVLRGPRTRVLDLPGRTIIPGMVDAHFHFMGVGAALRNLDLVGTRSEDAVVQRVAARAREVRPGEWIRGRGWNQNEWADTRFPTHEALSRAVPDNPVVMTRVDGHATWVNARALQLAGVTASTPDPDGGRIIRNPDGSPTGVLVDRAMGLVSRVVPPPSMEERRAQALAALAEASRWGLTGVHDAGVDSASIALYEELARTGRYSLRNYVMIREDSATLEHLLGRGPQSALYGGRLWIRAIKLSADGALGSRGALLLEDYSDEPGNHGLTVTPADVVRRTAVRALQTGFQLNVHAIGDGANRAVLDAFEPALLQVPVADHRFRIEHAQVIHRQDIPRFAQLGVIPSMQGSHQTSDAPMAMNRLGWTRVQGAYAWRSLLETGVVIPNGSDAPVEHWNPLISFHSAVTRQDAGGWPAGGWFPAQRMTREEALMSMTIWPAYASFMEDVSGSLTPGKYADFVVLDQDIMRVAPDQILDTRVLMTVLGGEVVYEAGRGQ, encoded by the coding sequence ATGCCACGCATCTCAGTCTGGTCCCTGCTCTTCGCCGCGACGGCCACCTCGCTCCACGCCCAGGCGCCGGCCCCTGCCAGCCCCTCGCCCGCCGACCTCATCATCACCGGGGCGCGCATCTACACCGTGGACCCGACCCGGCCCCGGGTGGAGGCCCTCGCCGTGCAAGGTGGACGCGTGGTCTTCGTGGGGAGCACCCGCGGCGCGATGGTGCTGCGGGGGCCCCGGACGCGGGTGCTGGACCTGCCCGGGCGCACCATCATCCCCGGCATGGTGGACGCGCACTTCCACTTCATGGGAGTCGGCGCGGCGCTGCGAAACCTAGACCTGGTCGGCACCCGCTCCGAAGACGCGGTCGTCCAGCGCGTGGCGGCGCGGGCGCGCGAGGTGCGCCCGGGCGAGTGGATCCGCGGCCGCGGATGGAACCAGAACGAGTGGGCCGATACCCGCTTCCCGACGCACGAGGCGCTGAGCCGAGCCGTCCCCGACAACCCGGTCGTGATGACCCGGGTCGACGGCCACGCGACCTGGGTGAACGCCCGGGCACTACAACTCGCCGGTGTCACCGCCTCCACGCCCGACCCCGACGGCGGGCGGATCATCCGGAACCCTGACGGCTCGCCGACCGGAGTGCTCGTGGACCGCGCGATGGGGCTCGTCTCGCGTGTGGTGCCGCCGCCCTCGATGGAGGAGCGCCGCGCCCAGGCGCTCGCCGCCCTCGCGGAGGCCAGCCGATGGGGACTCACCGGCGTCCACGACGCGGGAGTGGACTCTGCCTCCATCGCCCTCTACGAGGAGCTGGCCCGCACGGGCCGCTACTCGCTGCGCAACTACGTCATGATCCGAGAGGACAGCGCCACCCTCGAGCACCTGCTCGGGCGCGGGCCGCAGAGCGCGCTGTACGGCGGCCGGCTCTGGATCCGGGCCATCAAGCTCTCGGCCGACGGCGCGCTCGGCTCCCGAGGCGCTCTGCTGCTCGAGGACTACAGCGACGAGCCGGGCAACCACGGCCTCACCGTGACGCCCGCCGACGTCGTCCGGCGCACCGCAGTGCGCGCCCTCCAGACCGGCTTCCAGCTCAACGTCCACGCCATCGGCGACGGCGCGAACCGCGCGGTGCTCGACGCGTTCGAGCCCGCGCTGCTCCAGGTCCCGGTCGCCGACCACCGCTTCCGGATCGAGCACGCGCAGGTCATCCACCGCCAGGACATCCCGCGCTTCGCGCAGCTCGGCGTCATCCCGTCGATGCAGGGGAGCCACCAGACCAGCGACGCGCCGATGGCCATGAACCGCCTCGGCTGGACCCGCGTTCAGGGAGCATACGCCTGGCGCTCCCTCCTGGAAACGGGCGTCGTGATACCCAACGGCTCCGACGCGCCGGTCGAGCACTGGAACCCGCTCATTTCGTTCCATTCGGCGGTGACGCGCCAGGACGCCGGCGGATGGCCCGCGGGAGGTTGGTTCCCCGCGCAACGGATGACCCGCGAGGAAGCGCTGATGAGCATGACGATCTGGCCGGCGTACGCCTCGTTCATGGAGGACGTGAGCGGGTCGTTGACGCCGGGGAAGTACGCGGACTTCGTGGTACTGGATCAGGATATCATGCGCGTGGCCCCGGACCAGATACTCGATACGAGGGTGCTGATGACGGTACTGGGGGGAGAGGTCGTCTACGAGGCTGGGAGGGGTCAGTGA
- a CDS encoding M24 family metallopeptidase yields the protein MSGRVAGLQSCSGRQGVVGRALSAALLLGALAPWPVGAQIRPLPPLREQARIQQEWLQYRLDSILPGLMRRHGVQMWIVDCREYNEDPVFFSIVSATTFACRRRTIYVFNDRGPGQPFERLALGGSSQGGLFAAFRDSTVPSGELVGQGQWALLRRLVETRNPAAIAIDISATHAFSDGLSAGEYEQLQAALGPELMARVRRAELLPLEYIALRAPNMEAWYVRLQEIAHDIIRTAFSRQVITPGVTTTDDVVWWTRERLSDLGLGTWFQTTVDVQRRGVNPDSLPNPIILPGDVLHIDFGVSAMGLKTDTQHMGYVLRRGETQPPEGIRRALATSNRLQDIVIAGMGPGRTGNEVLAASLAAMRADGITGTVYSHPIGDHGHGAGPLIGLWDRQEGVPGRGDVPVLANTWFSIELEARTPVPEWGGQAVKSSQEEDAIVGPDGAVRWALRRQTDFHLVR from the coding sequence GTGAGCGGTAGAGTTGCAGGGTTGCAGAGTTGCAGCGGTCGGCAGGGGGTAGTGGGCAGGGCGCTCTCGGCGGCGCTTCTCCTTGGCGCCTTGGCGCCTTGGCCCGTTGGAGCCCAGATCCGTCCACTCCCTCCGCTCAGGGAACAGGCGCGCATCCAGCAGGAGTGGCTCCAGTACCGTCTCGACAGCATCCTGCCCGGGCTCATGCGCAGGCATGGGGTCCAGATGTGGATCGTGGACTGCCGCGAGTATAACGAAGACCCGGTCTTCTTTTCGATAGTCTCGGCGACGACCTTCGCCTGCCGCCGGCGCACCATCTACGTCTTCAACGATCGCGGCCCCGGTCAGCCGTTCGAGCGCCTCGCCCTTGGCGGCAGCTCGCAGGGCGGACTCTTCGCCGCGTTCCGGGACTCCACCGTGCCGAGCGGCGAGCTGGTGGGCCAGGGCCAGTGGGCGCTGCTGCGGCGGCTCGTCGAGACGCGCAACCCGGCTGCGATCGCGATCGACATCTCGGCCACGCACGCGTTCTCGGACGGGCTCTCCGCCGGCGAGTACGAGCAGCTCCAGGCGGCCCTCGGGCCCGAGCTGATGGCGCGGGTGCGCCGCGCGGAGCTCCTCCCGCTCGAGTACATCGCCCTCCGCGCACCCAACATGGAAGCGTGGTACGTGCGGTTGCAGGAGATCGCGCACGATATCATCCGCACGGCGTTCTCGCGTCAGGTGATAACGCCCGGCGTGACGACCACCGACGACGTCGTCTGGTGGACCCGGGAGCGCCTGAGCGACCTCGGCCTCGGCACCTGGTTCCAGACCACCGTGGACGTTCAGCGCCGCGGCGTGAATCCTGATTCCTTACCCAATCCGATCATCCTCCCGGGCGACGTGCTGCACATCGACTTCGGTGTCAGTGCGATGGGGCTCAAGACCGACACTCAGCACATGGGTTACGTGCTCCGCCGCGGCGAAACCCAGCCGCCGGAGGGGATCCGCCGGGCCCTCGCGACCAGCAACCGGCTCCAAGACATCGTCATCGCCGGGATGGGTCCTGGACGGACCGGCAACGAGGTGCTCGCCGCATCGCTGGCGGCGATGCGGGCCGACGGGATCACCGGCACCGTCTACTCCCACCCCATCGGCGACCACGGGCACGGCGCCGGACCGCTGATCGGGTTGTGGGACCGGCAGGAAGGCGTTCCCGGCCGCGGCGACGTCCCGGTGCTGGCGAATACCTGGTTCTCGATTGAGCTCGAAGCCCGCACCCCCGTGCCGGAGTGGGGCGGTCAGGCGGTCAAGTCATCGCAGGAGGAAGATGCCATCGTGG